From Streptomyces sp. Edi4, one genomic window encodes:
- a CDS encoding FAD-dependent oxidoreductase has translation MNSEARQSLAGAKPVPFWLEDPGRPEALPALTGDERCDLLVVGGGYSGLWTALIAKERDPGRDVVLIEGKEIGWAASGRNGGFCAASLTHGLGNGLARWPDELARLEELGAANLDAIGAAVARYGIDCDYERTGEIDVATEPHQLEELREMYEEATELGFGGLAFLDEDQLRAEVDSPTFLGGLWDREGVAMLHPAKLAWGLKRACLDLGVRVHEHTPGLSLARVGAGMGVRTPYGKVRAEHVALGTNVFPSLVKRLRPYTVPVYDYALMTEPLTADQLDSIGWRRRQGLGDAANQFHYFRLSADNRILWGGYDAIYQYGKKVRSEYDDRPETYAKLAEQFFHCFPQLAGVRFSHAWGGAIDTCSRFSAFFGTAHGGRVAYAAGYTGLGVGATRFGAEVMLDLLSGEPTERTELEMVRTKPLPFPPEPVAWAGIGITKWSLARADENGGRRNLWLRAMDRVGLGFDS, from the coding sequence ATGAACAGTGAGGCACGACAGTCCCTGGCGGGCGCCAAGCCCGTCCCGTTCTGGCTGGAGGACCCCGGCCGCCCCGAGGCCCTGCCCGCCCTCACCGGCGACGAGAGGTGCGATCTCCTCGTCGTCGGGGGCGGCTACAGCGGCCTGTGGACCGCGCTCATCGCCAAGGAGCGCGACCCCGGCCGTGATGTCGTCCTCATCGAGGGCAAGGAGATCGGCTGGGCCGCCTCCGGCCGCAACGGAGGCTTCTGCGCCGCCTCCCTCACCCACGGCCTGGGCAACGGCCTGGCCCGCTGGCCGGACGAACTGGCCAGGCTCGAAGAGCTGGGCGCGGCCAACCTCGACGCGATCGGCGCTGCCGTGGCCCGCTACGGCATCGACTGCGACTACGAGCGGACCGGCGAGATCGACGTCGCCACCGAGCCCCACCAGCTCGAAGAGCTGCGCGAGATGTACGAGGAGGCGACCGAACTCGGCTTCGGCGGGCTCGCGTTCCTCGACGAGGACCAGTTGCGCGCCGAGGTCGACTCGCCCACCTTCCTCGGCGGGCTCTGGGACCGCGAGGGGGTGGCGATGCTGCACCCGGCCAAGCTCGCCTGGGGCCTCAAGCGCGCCTGCCTCGATCTCGGCGTACGCGTCCACGAGCACACCCCGGGCCTCTCGCTGGCCCGGGTCGGCGCCGGCATGGGGGTCCGCACTCCGTACGGCAAGGTCCGCGCCGAGCATGTGGCGCTCGGCACCAATGTGTTCCCCTCCCTGGTCAAGCGGCTGCGTCCGTACACGGTCCCGGTGTACGACTACGCCCTGATGACCGAGCCGCTGACCGCGGACCAGCTCGACTCCATCGGCTGGCGGCGCCGGCAGGGGCTCGGGGACGCGGCCAACCAGTTCCACTACTTCCGCCTGTCCGCCGACAACCGCATCCTGTGGGGCGGCTATGACGCCATCTACCAGTACGGAAAGAAGGTGCGCAGCGAGTACGACGACCGGCCCGAGACCTACGCCAAGCTCGCCGAGCAGTTCTTCCACTGCTTCCCGCAGCTCGCCGGGGTGCGCTTCAGCCACGCCTGGGGCGGCGCGATCGACACCTGCTCGCGCTTCTCGGCGTTCTTCGGCACGGCCCACGGCGGCCGGGTCGCCTACGCCGCCGGATACACCGGGCTCGGCGTCGGCGCGACCCGCTTCGGCGCGGAGGTGATGCTCGATCTTCTGTCGGGCGAGCCCACCGAGCGCACGGAGCTGGAGATGGTGCGCACCAAGCCCCTGCCCTTCCCGCCGGAGCCGGTCGCCTGGGCGGGCATCGGCATCACGAAATGGTCCCTGGCCCGCGCCGACGAGAACGGCGGCCGCCGCAATCTGTGGCTGAGGGCGATGGACCGGGTGGGGCTCGGCTTCGACAGCTGA
- a CDS encoding glycoside hydrolase family 18 protein, protein MDRTRHQAARSSLLAALTAAALAAAGLVAAAPSARAADADLLRNGGFESGLDGWSCTSGSGAVVTSPVHGGTHALRATPAGSDNAQCAQSVAVQPNSSYTLSSWVQGSYVYLGASGTGTTDVSTWTQSASTWQQLTTTFKTGPSTTSVTVYTHGWYGTPAYSADDVRLIGPGGAPVGIPAAPTGLAASGATSSSVNLSWSPSTGATGYTVYRDGAEVASVSGTSATVTGLAASTSYSFQVTATNSAGESPKSAALSASTTSGGTNPPPSGHALVGYLHASFANGAGYTRMADVPDDWNIIDLAFGEPTSPTSGDIRFNLCPATECPTVESAADFKAAIKAKQAAGKKVLISIGGQNGQVQLTTAAARDTFVSSVSKIIDDYGLDGLDIDFEGHSLSLNTKDTDFTSPTTPVVVNLIDALKTLKAKYGSKFVLSMAPETFFVQMGYQYYGSGPWGGQDPRCGAYLPVIYALRDALTLLHVQDYNSGSIMGLDNQYHSMGGSDFHIAMTDMLLTGFPVAGDTTRMFPALRPDQVAIGLPASTQAGNGWTSPAEVTKTLDCLTKKANCGAYQTHGSWPGLRGLMTWSINWDRFNGAEFSRNYDAYPWS, encoded by the coding sequence GTGGACCGCACCAGACATCAGGCCGCACGGTCGTCGCTGCTCGCCGCCCTGACGGCGGCGGCCCTCGCCGCGGCCGGGCTCGTCGCCGCCGCGCCGTCCGCGCGCGCCGCCGACGCCGACCTCCTGCGCAACGGCGGCTTCGAATCGGGACTCGACGGCTGGAGCTGTACCTCGGGCAGCGGCGCCGTGGTGACCTCGCCCGTGCACGGCGGCACCCACGCCCTGAGGGCCACCCCGGCCGGCAGTGACAACGCGCAGTGCGCCCAGAGCGTGGCCGTACAGCCCAACTCCTCGTACACGCTGAGCAGTTGGGTGCAGGGCAGCTACGTCTACCTCGGCGCGTCCGGCACCGGCACCACCGACGTCTCGACCTGGACCCAGTCCGCGTCCACCTGGCAGCAGCTGACGACGACGTTCAAGACGGGCCCGAGCACCACCTCGGTGACCGTCTACACGCACGGCTGGTACGGGACGCCCGCCTACAGCGCCGACGACGTGAGGCTGATTGGCCCCGGCGGCGCGCCCGTGGGGATACCGGCCGCGCCCACCGGTCTCGCCGCGTCGGGCGCCACTTCCTCCAGCGTCAATCTGAGCTGGTCCCCGTCGACCGGTGCCACCGGGTACACCGTCTACCGCGACGGCGCCGAAGTGGCCTCGGTGAGCGGGACTTCGGCCACCGTGACGGGGCTCGCCGCCTCGACCTCGTACAGCTTCCAGGTCACCGCCACCAACAGCGCGGGGGAGTCCCCGAAGTCGGCCGCGCTCAGTGCGAGCACCACCAGCGGGGGCACCAATCCGCCGCCGTCCGGGCACGCGCTGGTCGGCTATCTGCACGCCTCGTTCGCCAACGGCGCCGGCTACACGCGCATGGCGGACGTCCCCGACGACTGGAACATCATCGACCTGGCCTTCGGCGAGCCGACCTCACCGACCTCGGGCGACATCCGCTTCAACCTGTGCCCGGCCACGGAGTGCCCCACCGTCGAGTCGGCCGCCGACTTCAAGGCGGCCATCAAGGCCAAGCAGGCCGCGGGCAAGAAGGTGCTGATCTCCATCGGCGGCCAGAACGGGCAGGTCCAGCTGACCACGGCCGCCGCCCGCGACACCTTCGTCTCGTCCGTGTCGAAGATCATCGACGACTACGGCCTCGACGGTCTCGACATCGACTTCGAGGGCCACTCGCTCTCCCTGAACACCAAAGACACCGACTTCACAAGCCCCACAACTCCCGTCGTCGTCAACCTCATCGACGCCCTGAAGACGCTGAAGGCCAAGTACGGCTCGAAGTTCGTTCTGAGCATGGCCCCGGAGACGTTCTTCGTGCAGATGGGCTACCAGTACTACGGCTCGGGGCCCTGGGGCGGCCAGGACCCGCGCTGCGGCGCCTACCTGCCGGTGATCTACGCGCTGCGCGACGCACTCACCCTGCTGCACGTCCAGGACTACAACTCGGGCTCGATCATGGGTCTCGACAACCAGTACCACTCGATGGGCGGCTCGGACTTCCACATCGCCATGACCGACATGCTGCTCACCGGCTTCCCGGTCGCGGGCGACACCACCAGGATGTTCCCCGCCCTCCGCCCCGACCAGGTCGCCATCGGCCTGCCGGCCTCGACCCAGGCGGGCAACGGCTGGACCAGCCCCGCCGAGGTCACCAAGACCCTGGACTGCCTGACGAAGAAAGCCAACTGCGGCGCGTACCAGACCCACGGCAGTTGGCCGGGGCTGCGCGGCCTGATGACCTGGTCCATCAACTGGGACCGGTTCAACGGGGCCGAGTTCTCCAGGAACTACGACGCATACCCGTGGAGCTGA
- a CDS encoding phosphatase PAP2 family protein: MRETPRPQGTAGDPRAQHPQLYPGRALAHTPGAFGSGTPHRSDDRPPHTPRGERYAGRGGRPGTSPPVPGRPAFLFATLLCVFAVITWQVASGGPLRRLDERVDAALVGHGPSWLAEGLSDLGSMPVALPVLACAIAYALWRGLRRRALIAAVTMALVPLLVVPLKEWIARPGPFDPATGYYPSGHTATAMVAYGGAALLLAPCVRRVWLMPAAAGTLTAATGTGLVLHGYHWPLDVLASVCLCGALLVVSSTGMRRSSWRTRPR; the protein is encoded by the coding sequence ATGAGAGAAACACCCCGCCCGCAGGGGACTGCGGGCGATCCCAGGGCGCAGCATCCCCAGCTTTACCCTGGTCGTGCCCTCGCGCACACCCCTGGAGCCTTTGGCTCCGGAACTCCTCACCGATCGGATGACCGACCGCCCCACACCCCCCGGGGCGAGCGGTACGCCGGTCGCGGCGGCCGCCCCGGAACCTCCCCCCCTGTTCCGGGGCGGCCGGCTTTCCTCTTCGCCACGCTGCTCTGCGTGTTCGCGGTCATCACCTGGCAGGTCGCCTCGGGCGGCCCTCTGCGCCGTCTCGACGAGCGCGTCGACGCCGCCCTCGTCGGCCACGGCCCGTCCTGGCTCGCCGAAGGCCTCTCCGACCTCGGCAGCATGCCCGTCGCCCTGCCGGTCCTCGCCTGCGCGATCGCGTACGCCCTCTGGCGCGGCCTGCGCCGCCGGGCGCTGATCGCCGCCGTGACGATGGCGCTCGTGCCCCTGCTCGTGGTGCCGCTGAAGGAGTGGATCGCGCGTCCTGGCCCCTTCGACCCGGCCACCGGCTACTACCCCTCGGGCCACACCGCGACCGCGATGGTGGCCTACGGCGGGGCGGCCCTGTTGCTCGCCCCGTGCGTACGCCGGGTGTGGTTGATGCCCGCCGCCGCGGGGACACTCACCGCGGCGACGGGCACCGGTCTCGTCCTGCACGGCTACCACTGGCCGCTCGACGTGCTCGCCAGTGTCTGCCTGTGCGGGGCGCTCCTGGTGGTCAGCTCCACGGGTATGCGTCGTAGTTCCTGGAGAACTCGGCCCCGTTGA